One window from the genome of Amycolatopsis sp. NBC_01480 encodes:
- a CDS encoding LysR family transcriptional regulator — protein MDVDLRKVRYFVAVAEELHFGRAAERLHIAQPVLSRQVRALEEELHAQLFVRDRRSTELTAAGRQLLEDSRPLLASADALKRRVTRAARGAASFTIGFMPGLTVTDAVRALTARHPGLSVELVRTTWDDQTEVLHDGRADVSVVRLPVEPRGLSVRPMFEEPRVAVLPATHRLAGKESVSITDLAAEHLLNDPDAVPEWRDIAVELRSGGRPRAHGYHSIEEKLEHVAAGLGIAIVPLSTSEYYTRADVTCVPVADLPPNQVSLAWMASRRSRLIHDFAEIVTA, from the coding sequence GTGGACGTCGACCTGCGGAAGGTCCGGTATTTCGTCGCCGTGGCCGAGGAATTGCACTTCGGGCGGGCGGCGGAGCGGCTGCACATCGCGCAGCCGGTGCTGTCACGGCAGGTGCGTGCACTGGAGGAGGAGCTGCACGCGCAGCTGTTCGTCCGTGACCGGCGCTCGACCGAGCTGACAGCCGCCGGGCGCCAGCTGCTGGAGGACAGCCGTCCGCTGCTCGCGTCCGCGGATGCGCTGAAGCGGCGCGTGACCCGGGCGGCGCGCGGCGCGGCGAGCTTCACGATTGGCTTCATGCCCGGCCTGACGGTGACCGACGCCGTGCGCGCCCTGACCGCCCGCCATCCCGGCCTGTCTGTCGAGCTGGTCCGGACCACCTGGGACGACCAGACCGAGGTCCTGCACGACGGCCGGGCGGACGTCAGCGTGGTCCGGCTGCCGGTCGAGCCGCGCGGCCTGTCCGTGCGGCCGATGTTCGAGGAGCCGCGCGTCGCGGTGCTGCCGGCCACGCATCGCTTGGCGGGCAAGGAATCCGTGAGCATCACCGACCTCGCCGCCGAGCACCTGCTTAACGATCCCGACGCCGTGCCGGAGTGGCGCGACATCGCCGTCGAGCTGCGCTCCGGTGGCCGCCCGCGGGCCCACGGGTACCACAGCATCGAGGAGAAGCTGGAGCACGTCGCGGCCGGCCTGGGGATCGCGATCGTGCCACTGTCCACTTCGGAGTACTACACCCGCGCCGACGTGACCTGCGTCCCGGTCGCCGACCTCCCGCCGAACCAGGTCAGCCTGGCCTGGATGGCCTCCCGCCGCTCCCGCCTGATCCACGACTTCGCCGAGATCGTCACGGCTTGA